A stretch of the Medicago truncatula cultivar Jemalong A17 chromosome 5, MtrunA17r5.0-ANR, whole genome shotgun sequence genome encodes the following:
- the LOC25494497 gene encoding chalcone synthase 9: MVSVSEIRKAQRAEGPATIMAIGTANPANCVEQSTYPDFYFKITNSEHKVELKEKFQRMCDKSMIKRRYMYLTEEILKENPSVCEYMAPSLDARQDMVVVEVPRLGKEAAVKAIKEWGQPKSKITHLIFCTTSGVDMPGADYQLTKLLGLRPYVKRYMMYQQGCFAGGTVLRLAKDLAENNKGARVLVVCSEVTAVTFRGPSDTHLDSLVGQALFGDGAAALIVGSDPIPEIEKPIFEMVWTAQTIAPDSEGAIDGHLREAGLTFHLLKDVPGIVSKNIDKALVEAFQPLNISDYNSIFWIAHPGGPAILDQVEEKLGLKPEKMKATREVLSEYGNMSSACVLFILDEMRKKSAQEGLKTTGEGLDWGVLFGFGPGLTIETVVLHSVAI; the protein is encoded by the exons ATGGTGAGTGTATCTGAAATTCGCAAGGCTCAGAGGGCAGAAGGCCCTGCCACCATCATGGCCATTGGCACTGCAAATCCAGCCAACTGTGTTGAACAAAGCACATATCCTGATTTTTACTTCAAAATCACAAACAGTGAGCACAAAGTTGAActtaaagaaaaatttcaaCGCATGT GTGATAAATCCATGATCAAGAGGAGATACATGTATCTTACCgaagaaattttgaaagaaaatccaAGTGTATGTGAATACATGGCACCGTCATTGGATGCTAGGCAGGACATGGTGGTGGTAGAAGTACCTAGACTAGGAAAGGAGGCTGCAGTGAAAGCTATAAAAGAATGGGGCCAACCAAAATCAAAGATTACACACTTGATCTTTTGCACCACAAGTGGTGTAGACATGCCTGGCGCTGATTACCAACTCACCAAACTCTTAGGTCTTCGTCCATATGTGAAGAGGTATATGATGTACCAACAAGGATGTTTTGCAGGTGGGACGGTGCTTCGTTTGGCCAAGGACTTGGCTGAGAACAATAAAGGTGCTCGTGTGTTGGTTGTTTGTTCTGAAGTTACTGCAGTGACATTCCGTGGTCCTAGTGATACTCATTTGGACAGTCTTGTTGGACAAGCACTATTTGGAGATGGTGCTGCTGCACTCATTGTTGGTTCTGACCCAATACCAGAAATTGAGAAACCTATATTTGAGATGGTTTGGACTGCACAAACAATTGCTCCAGACAGTGAGGGAGCCATTGATGGTCACCTTCGTGAAGCTGGTCTAACATTTCACCTTCTTAAAGATGTTCCTGGGATTGTTTCAAAGAACATTGATAAAGCATTGGTCGAGGCTTTCCAACCATTAAACATCTCTGATTATAATTCAATCTTCTGGATTGCTCACCCAGGTGGACCCGCAATTCTAGACCAAGTTGAAGAaaagttaggcttaaaacctgAAAAAATGAAGGCCACTAGGGAAGTACTTAGTGAATATGGTAACATGTCAAGCGCATGTGTATTGTTCATCTTGGATGAGATGAGAAAGAAATCGGCTCAAGAGGGACTTAAAACCACAGGTGAAGGCCTTGACTGGGGTGTGTTGTTTGGCTTTGGACCTGGACTCACCATTGAAACAGTTGTTCTCCATAGCGTGGCTATATAA